The Helicoverpa armigera isolate CAAS_96S chromosome 5, ASM3070526v1, whole genome shotgun sequence sequence GTAATATGTAAATAGCAGTATCAACTGATTATGGCgtacatatttcatattttaacaaGTAATTGCTTTGTCCACAGTGGCTGTATTTTGCGGGAACAACAGTAGTTACGTTAATAGCATCTCTATTACTCTCTCTCCTAGTTGAGATGCCATGCTGCAGCCTCCTCAGAAGACTCTCAGACTGCGCGTCATAACAGTAAAACAACtcacattatttgtaataaaagttatatttatttatttataatattcggtaaaaaacttacaactaagtaattatatttacagcctatttacattattaggtacataagtaaatgtacatatttatcgttatataattatttattttattcagctgatatttatttaagttggtCAGAAGTAGGGTAGTTATATGCTGGGTAGTTTGGTTCTGGTGAAATGTAcactagaaaaaataaaaatacatttgggGGGAAATAGGCAGTCTACGtcgacagataaaaaaaattaagatttttaaaaaacaCAATGGTGCTTTTGGCGTGCAAACACATTGACTAAAGCTATGGTCAACCAAACTACCCAGTTTTGACCTACTAAAAGAATAAGCGAAGTAAAGAGAtcagactaaaataaaatatttaaccggTTCACAATTAGAAGAAACTGCAAGCCTAGCActtatgtacataaatacaagTCTATACAAACGTGAACCGGCCATTAtttgtcattattattatttaaaaagaaattctattaattaatttgtattttttttgtaagaataataaatagaaataactcgtatttgtctttttttatttcgaCGACTAAATTTTCACACAAGCCACTTGTTTTATCTGTAGCTTCATttaacttacataaaaataatataagaatatgAGTACTTCGAACTTTGGCTGGCCAATACCAACTAATTCGGAGACATACCTATACAAAAAGGCAAATTACTTTTCGAAATATATTCTATACATATGAATAGATTGAACTgggctaaaatattttgtacccTGGAGTGTTGAGCTAAACATATTACTTATAGTTTGTGTCATTTGTAGATGGCCAACAATTGCCAACCTtggaataaaattaatcatgtaTTTCAGTGTGTagtttagtataaaaatattgataagtcTTACAATCCTTTCTCAATTGTCATGTTTTATAAAACTCAGAAGCTTACACAAGAACTTACAATAATCTGTCATATCCaattctcagtaaatacaatcAACACGAATCATTACACTTCAGTCAGACTGTCCTCAGCTGAGGACactatatttatgaaatacctAAGAAAATATACAATGGAATGGTAATTAATTTACAGAGTAATGCTCGTTTCCTAATGATTGATCGAATGGTCAAATATGGATCAAATAGTTTCACAActtcattttaaaatgattttcgCAGAAATCATAATTCGTTTCAGGTACTTTTCAACATTAAGAAACGGGCATAGAGTTACAAAAAATCACATTCGCACTACACGACAGCGAAGAGTATTCACACCAACCATTAGATTGTACAACATTCATTTTGCAACTCTTGCGCAGGTCGCATATTTTGGGCCAATTAAACCTTTGCAACAGCTCATTAATGCCATCCGTTAGTGCGTTAACTGAGGCAgttaccgtcgtaccacaaaaacttttaaacgtcggttcaacacttgtctaaaaaattacagattaggTATGAccttgaaataaggtccattttcagccacactttttttaaacaagtgtttaacacctgtttaagtttttgtagtaaggctttTAGTCTCTAACTATTAGTGGGTTGTTTCATACTCTGTGGGGTTTCTTCTGTGGGGAGACGATCTTCAACATGGTGACGATGGGCGCCTCGAAGGCTACTGATATTACGAAGGCGATGGCGTATGATATCACTGTTAGGCCCAGGAACAGGATGAACTAgggagaaaaatatttgtatgagatgggttattttaatagttaataGACAGGAAATACCTAGAATTTCTTAGGTCGGTTGAGGGCTAAGAAAATTATACGTAAAAAGCACCTTGCACCACCTGGTGCAAGTTTCAAGGCAAGTTTATCTATTTGTAAGACGCCGTAAGAGTTTATAAGAAGATAAAAGATCCAGTGACGCCATAATGGCGGGTCTTTAGTTTCCCTTCTAGAAGACTCTGTGGACATACCACGAGACATTAACTTCCATTTCGACGACCATATTGCTCGATCATCTGCTTAACAGgacaaaaatactttataagCCATACGGGTAAGATACTGACCACAAACAGCTCCCCCATGTGTATGGGGTGCGTGAGATGCATGGCGACGTAGCGCAGCACCACGGGGTGCACCAGGTACGCGCAGTACGTCACGCGCGAGAATGGGTACAGCACTGGGGCTGACAACAGCGGTCGCACCCAGCCTGGGGAAGAAAAGGCATATTGACTATTAAGCAACCTATAGTAAAGTAGTAAAGAGTATACTATACTAGTGTGTTTGGAAAGGCTTTAAAACAACTGAAATACCGGGCTATCTTCAAGCTatgtaagctatattttgttcGGGTACGGGAAGTTCCCGCAGGACGCGGTTGAAACCAGGGGGGATCAGCTAgctttttttattgtacttacaGTGTTGTTTAAATAGACGTACGTCCCGTAGTGGATTTATCAtccaaaaattattatatattaatttaggaGGCGTAACGAAAACACAATAATATCTATGGTCCGAAGCTATGTTTTGATGTCGATTTATGACTTCGCCAGATTTGCTGGATTATCCCATTATTTTTCTGATAAATGATTTGCATCTTCCAGAACTATTTTTGTAAGGTAGAATACTTGTCCCCTACCTCCATGTCCAGTAGAACAAGCAATGATAATCCATCCGATACAGCCAGCCCACAGCGAGTGTGACAGCGCGGAGTACACAGCCGCCGACAGCACGCCCAGCTCCGTCTTGTATAGCCCGAAGATCAGGAACAGTAGTGTGCCCGTGCATACTGCCCAGCCTACTGCTGCCCATATCTGACATCCAGACAATACGTTAGTACTTATTTTCTAACCGTAGAATATGGGATCCTTCTAACTAATCCATAAAATTGCAGAACGTCAAGCTTTAAAACCTTTTGCAAAACGTCACTCTATCTTGCAAAATAGATATTGGATTAGAAAATGTGGGAATGAGACTTAAGATAAAAGATGGTATCTAGAAAAAGACACGTATGGATTGTGTAAAGGACGTTTTTTTCGATTGAAACATATAACAAAGAGGAGGGTAGTGCTTACTGTAAATGAAGATGCTAAACACATTCATCTTCAAAACTTATTCATCAAACCTTCCAAAGTCTTAAAAAGTTATGTTTCCAAATATCAACTTACCCTGCTCATCCGAATCTGCAAGTTAGTCTTGAACAGTATCCACCCGGTGAGCATGCCCACAAGATAAGGTCCGAGCCTGGTCCAGGGCTTCTCGTAGACCTTGTCGAACTGCGTAAAGGGGTCCTCACTGTTCGGGATGTGGTCGTTGCTCCAAGAGACGTAGCCAGTTGTGAAGAGGGACGAGACGAATAACACGCCGCCTAGAGATGCTGACAGTTTGAAGTGGCTGGAGAAGAACAAAGGAAGGTTGTTATTAGGTTAAGAAGGACCAGTTCAGAAAGATCCGCTATTAATAGTGAtgttaaagaagaaaaatatttctgtgagtACAAATGAGTATTTAAAGAACTCACCTAGTGGCCAAGATCAATAGGATGGCGCTGACTGCGTAGAACTGGGTGTCATCTGAGAGGTACCAACTCCATAACATGCACTGAAATAGGAAAAATATCGAGATATATTACACATCACCATATACCTTGTAATAGACCAAGACAGGACTACTTTTTGAACTCATTTTATGTGGTTTTGATCCAGTTAAATTAATCTAGACGCTCCTTGTAGCTTTGTATTATTTCATATATTATGTCTACTCACCATTTGCTCAACAGGGAAGAGAGTGTTGATATAAAGGAGATTTCTCCACCAATACTTGGGACAGGTCTCGTAGTCGTTTGCAGGAGGCTCGAAGACTGCGTTGTGCTGGAACCACTTCATCGTCACCTCCACCACGCCCAGGATGAACAGGTATGGAGCTGTTAATCTGGAAAATATAACGGGAAATGTTAGAACAAAATTCACAAAAGGGACATGTTAAGGACGATAATCAGATATTTAACACCTAAATCCTGTATATTTTAAGAACTAAATTAGCGCTTTGTCGTCACTGTCTATCATTTGGCTAATCAAGGTGCACTCAGAAAGTTACATTGGATCTTGGTAAGTTGTGGGCCTGTATACTTGTTCTCAACAGGGCAACACAGCATTGCTTGGTGATCAAACCCTTTTGGAGTAGTTCAGTAACTAGTGTATCTGTGGATttgctcgtttaatttgtcatttctCTCATGGAGTTCATATCAAAACTCTTGCAATTTTTCTCTAGGAAGCAAATCTACAGATTCGAATATTGAAATCGATAGTTTGTGTTCTTACCTGGCAAATCGATAAGCAATAAGTCCGAGAAACTGCAGTATGCCGGAGGTGATCTTCCTGCGCCCCTTCACCAGCAGGTCCAGCTTGCCCTTCGTCTTCGTGCGGAAGTACAGGAACGTTACCAGCGTGGCTCTGGGGAAATAATGAAATGATTTCGTTAATATGGGTTTATTCGACTCGCGAGAGTAATCCAGAATCTGGTCAATGTTCCTTAGGGCGGGTAGGACAGCAAATCAGATATTCTCAAATGTACCAAAGTTTTGGATCCTAGCTTATCGCGTTATAAGTCGCACTTTGTGACGTTTAACTGGagaatatgttttataaatcccTGTAGTTGGTAGTTTTGATTTAGATTAATATGACTTTGTATAAGATGACATACCCGAGACAGAAGAAGGTATCGACACTGTAGACGGCGCTGATGATGAGCTGGAACCAGAAGCTCTTCTCCAGGATAGCTCGTAGGGCTGTGTTGTCGGCATACTGAAATTAGGCGAGATTCATAAGCACGTAGAATTTTGAGGTGTTTTAGTAATTGTAATAAATGCAGAGACAAGTTCACAGCTCACGTTGAGGGACTAAAAACTGTtaagcatttatttactttagctTTCTACAAATCTACTATATTAAAAAAGAGTTTTTAGTTTACTGCTACTGTTTTGCTAAGAAAGCATCATCTAGCTAGCTGATTTACATActgagtattaaaaataaacctcacCTTAAAAACAACGATGCAGGTATGCCCAAAGATGACCCAGACCATGGACAGTGACCGGAGCCCGTGGACGACGGGCACAGTATCAGCCCCGACTGACTGGTCGAAGATCTGCAGCACATTCGCCTTCATGGAGAACGATAACAGCAGCTCCGACCACACGCCTGTGGAAATGTAATGGTGATTTAGAATGTGAGATACGTTGCTGTTTAAAAAGTTAGAGGCGTTAGTTTATGCATTAAGTCttaagtacatacttacttaaaGGATGTGGATTAATTATGGTATGGgtacacattttaatatttctggAGAGGTTTTCCATTTCTTGAACGAGGGACTAAATGCGGttagaaattaataaagctTTGCAAAGCCTGAATCATTTCAGTagttaagttgttttttttttggtcaatATAGTTAAATCTTTTTAAACTGATGTGGGAAGGCTTTTTTAGTATTAAAGGGTTCTTTAGTATCTAATCAAAAAGAAGAACCTTACCAACTGCTCCGGCAAATCCGTACAATCCAAACATCCGGAGCAGACATCTAACTCCGGAGGATCCTCCAGGTTTAACAGACTATGTATAACTTACTGAGTTTGAGTTCGTCGTTGGAGATGGTCTCCGCTGTGAGACGTTCCTCCGAGGTGTTGCTGTTGATAGCCAGGTTGTTGTTCACGTTGTACATTGTTTTGCCTGGGGAGAAATTAATTGTGTAGGATTACTTTCGAAATTTCGCTTCTGGAGtcaattttcttgtttttttgtgcataaaaacataataatgtttattccaAATCTAATTAAATCCTTAAAAATATCGAGATGAATTTGTTTAGATGAGAAAGCTTTTGTCAGTACAGTCAAAATAATCTACATGAATGAGGAATTttgttgaatataaaaaaaaatagtgctGAGTACATATGTTTTGCTTCGTAGAAACCGTGGCAAGAACGATTACTTGTACATATGTTtgatgtgtttttaatattagtcagATATACCTATTCCATAACACTTATTGacttttaaagattattttttattaatatgttacTCACCATTAGTAACCGTACTAATATCATCCAGCCCATTAAGGTCGAGCTTCAGATCGCCGCGCGTGCCATTGTTGGCCACGATGTTGGCGGCAATGTTGGCGGCGCGCTGCCTGCGCCTGCGCACGTCGCGGGCTATCTTCACGTCGTATATGGTGGCTATGATCAGCAGAACCGCTACTATGCAGGATACGGCTCTggaaataaatgagaaaaaaaataaattttactatgGTTTAGGCGTCCACGTCACCATCTCTTCCAGGGCCTGATGATCGCaaaccctgattggtgggaaTAGTCGAAAAaacgagaggtgtggagacaaaatagggaggcctttgcccagcagttgGATAATtcaggctaagaaaaaaaaaggtttttttttttatattatcacaACAGAAAAAAGTGCATGCATATTTGTGCTATACCATTTCTTTTGGTTTAATCATCTAGgaagaaaatattacttatgtaatttaaCCGATTACATTGAATACTGTTTAGGATGATGTcattgtaaaaaacaaaaaacacatgtcttttattttcctttttttggcCAGCTTAAGTGCCCATAACGACTCTTACGCATAGATTATTATGAATACATAAGTAGCCTCAAGTACATAACCATACTTATATTCTGTCCTACAAACCTTACAGTTAATGTAACTATTATATCATTTACCTCAGTTTAACGATCCACGGAACAGTAGAATTTTGAAACGAAAATActtaactattttaaaataactgccagttaaataataaactgtttGCAGTAACTGCGCCCGGTGGGTGCAATCAACTATAGTTAGTTAGGTTCGGTTCATATTTAACTGAAGTTTGACAGTGTATAGTTAGGTTAGCTCTAATTGCAGTTAAGTGGGCGGAACAGTTACGTTGAACCTAGATATCTAGTTTATACCTATGTTTCCTGGTATCTGGTGGGAAGATCTTCGTTAAGTGTACATTTTGGAAGTTGAACACGTGTCAAGGACTTCCAGAagaagtttataatttattttaagatctcTAGCGAAAgatgtaaaatgttttgaaggtaattgtttttttcctaattgaaTATTAACTGTAATTCTTTATATTGAATATAGCTTCCAAATGGTTCAATATCTGTCATCTTCAACAGATCTCCACTCCTCAATATAAATGTGGCCTACAATCATATTTACAGGTGCAACTGACAGTAAAGTTGTGAattatgaaagtaaatataGGATCGTTTAGGAGGTGTTAAATCCAACAATATGAGAACAGTTTCAGTTGCCGTTAAGTGTGAATGAAGTTTATGTTCTAGAtcttaacatttttgtaaacatcattatttattttttaagtttttgttttcttgtactctgaaggctccgaaactacccgttttgaaaaattctgtcattCTTGGAAAGCTACACCCTTCCCGAGTGACAcaagttattaaatattttacctcggtacgggcagtagttcccacgacgCGTGTAAAAAACGGTTAGTTTGTTATAAAAACGATATGTCATAGATTTGTTTACTGTagtctcaaaataaacaaattgtccCCAAATCGGTCACTACATTGTAAGGCTTTGATTACATAAGTTATAAAGGCAGTGTCCCAACAAAGGTCTGCCCATATCTAGTCTAgaagttgtgacgtcacagcctgACACACAAACACGCTTGTAGAAAGTGAGCCGTTGGCAAgccttaggaaatatcttaatgTCAGCCATTTCATAATTGTGTTAAATACGTAATGAATCATCGTTTACCTCAAAATGTTGAGTGTTGTCTTAAAGTATATTACGTTGACATTCGTTTTGCATAACTTTCTGTGGTTTGCCAATTTTATTACCGTATATGGATGTAGctgtagattttttatttgatgtgaGCTCTGTGTGTGTGAATTTAAATGCACATTttctttgtatgtgtgtgtgagtgtaaGTAGTTCAGTAGTGACCAAATTAccgagtcatacaaagacaatgtgcatgtacatttataTACACACACATGTATGTCTTACCCGCTTtcgtgaaacaataaatcatataGTACAAGTATAAATTCCAGAGATTGGACCACACCGCAGGAATTTTGTAATCAATtgcaaaatgaattaaaaggTAATAGTTTATGTCGAATGCTCGGCTTTGATACATTATTAACCCGATTACGTTGCTTACATAACGGAGGTATTTCTCAAACCCCAGTTTATTACGAGAAGCTAAGTGGGCCCGCAATCGTAAATACACAATATACATATCGATACACAGTACTTATTTGCGGATAAATTAACATCTAATATCGAAGTTAGCTAAgtcgaaattaaattagaagAGCCCTATAAAAAATGTTGGGTGGTCGTTAAGAGTACGgttcaaaatcaaagtcaaattcttttaatttacatggagttgcacggttccaaagaggaggtcttatggagaagaaccggcaagaaactccataataCGTGCAGtaatttaaatagatattaaaaaaatacttgtagtTTCAGTTAGTTGTATGTATCTTGCTTGGTGAAAGAAAATAACTACGTGTAAATGAAGATATTGACGACCATATTGTCATGTCTGTCCACTACGCCTAGACCAAAATATTGCGTTGTCAGTGTGTCTACACGCGTGACTTGTCTTGTAAGACTTACATAACATCGCGTAAGTTATGTTTGTTGCTGTAATCCAAACAAAAATAGGtacagctttttatttttattagtagttAAAAGTTTGTAAGTACAAAATACCCGTAAGCGGGAGGCTTAAGGATCATTCCCATGTCCTATAAGCCTTTTATTGTCGCGGTATAGATTGTGACACTTCCATATCTTCCGCAGCCACGTCAGTCTCTGCACTTGACGGTTGCATGGTGCGAAAATAAACCTCTAGACAGGCGATGACCCATTTTAAGGACCTTTGGTGTGCCAAATCCCTCCTTCTTCAAAAATCGTTTTGGtcaagacattttttttttcaaatgaggAACTTTACAATTACAtgacaataattttgtttttgagaacGATTTGATTCTAATCATACTTACAGCAACACCTGGAAGGTAGGATCAGCCCAGTAGCTGTACCCCCCGTGCTGCGGCGAGCGCACGGCCAGCACGCGCGTGCTCAGCAGCGGCGCGCGCGAGTCGCCCACCAGCGCGCCCACCGCCGCGCGCGAGCACGAGCGCGGGAGACATATGCCGAGGTGCAGGGTGCGGCGCTGGAAGGAGACGAGAGTGAGAAAGAGAAGTAGAGAAGTGGAGCACACAGAGGCGAATAACTAATTGTTAATAGCGACTATCATCCGCCAGCGGCTATTCCTGGGGAACTACTTTTATAGTTATGTGATTACGTGATTGTGCAAA is a genomic window containing:
- the LOC110374658 gene encoding uncharacterized protein LOC110374658; translated protein: KIKIFFPKMSPLVIVLLSALVLVNAGELQGDRESAREEKLRSALIDAFQSIKKASAKGGVDDDLASDLIGSLAKPAPPNSSRNDKATTEDAFDLFADDDGLSFADFSDVKTEEKQSTTVKSHNVQHIVKTTSKPAERTTSKSPTPNKDVLGKLSDSIREAVNESRNVLRRDSGNVTEVLGIENMLRLFDADILVRQWPELQRLVSGECRADLQEYVDGLVEKQLWALKMEDASGRYTSMFYWGNNYWTGSAELCDILNEQHTPVKQRNKTAQSQIFNDWRQDLSMVGFGPPFETAFYVAKVTVTSNFTDIVKTRRTLHLGICLPRSCSRAAVGALVGDSRAPLLSTRVLAVRSPQHGGYSYWADPTFQVLLAVSCIVAVLLIIATIYDVKIARDVRRRRQRAANIAANIVANNGTRGDLKLDLNGLDDISTVTNGKTMYNVNNNLAINSNTSEERLTAETISNDELKLSVWSELLLSFSMKANVLQIFDQSVGADTVPVVHGLRSLSMVWVIFGHTCIVVFKYADNTALRAILEKSFWFQLIISAVYSVDTFFCLGATLVTFLYFRTKTKGKLDLLVKGRRKITSGILQFLGLIAYRFARLTAPYLFILGVVEVTMKWFQHNAVFEPPANDYETCPKYWWRNLLYINTLFPVEQMCMLWSWYLSDDTQFYAVSAILLILATSHFKLSASLGGVLFVSSLFTTGYVSWSNDHIPNSEDPFTQFDKVYEKPWTRLGPYLVGMLTGWILFKTNLQIRMSRIWAAVGWAVCTGTLLFLIFGLYKTELGVLSAAVYSALSHSLWAGCIGWIIIACSTGHGGWVRPLLSAPVLYPFSRVTYCAYLVHPVVLRYVAMHLTHPIHMGELFVFILFLGLTVISYAIAFVISVAFEAPIVTMLKIVSPQKKPHRV